One Ardenticatenales bacterium DNA segment encodes these proteins:
- a CDS encoding MFS transporter, giving the protein MSQHLPLRGMAAFLVVWLGQVVSLIGSGLTRFGLTLWVLEHTGSVTQFSLILFFSALPGGLIIPIAGVLSDRFNRRHLMIVSDTVAALGTVIALLLILGGRLAVWHIYLITTIQTAASLFQRPAYMASVPLLVPQAQLGRASGLLQVATTLPDIISPIVAGALIGFIGLNGLVAIDLITFLFALVTLALVVIPKPARSQAGAAAAQASFAQDIFFGWRYIRARSGFLQLLLYVAAINLVFAMFEALLPPLILSMGDERTLGIVLSLLGASLLLGSLIMAAWGGPRRRVFGVLTSGFAVGVGIFVLGWQTSPWLVAGVGFVALLSVPIMSGCSQAFWLEKVEPDIQGRVSGIRMVVGTSTLPIGFLLAGLFADYVFNPLLTSTGPLASLPGVFFGIGPQRGISLLLVVIGVLTILVTLAGLSSARLRLLDRSAPDAALASAD; this is encoded by the coding sequence ATGAGCCAACACCTCCCCCTGCGCGGCATGGCGGCGTTTCTGGTAGTCTGGTTGGGCCAGGTTGTTTCCTTGATTGGTTCCGGGCTGACCCGCTTTGGTCTAACCCTCTGGGTTCTGGAACACACCGGTTCAGTGACGCAATTCAGCCTGATTTTGTTCTTTTCTGCCTTGCCGGGAGGGCTTATCATCCCCATTGCCGGCGTCCTGAGCGATCGCTTCAATCGCCGTCACCTGATGATCGTCAGCGACACTGTCGCCGCGTTGGGGACAGTAATCGCCTTGTTGCTCATTCTTGGCGGGCGATTGGCGGTGTGGCACATTTACCTGATCACCACCATTCAGACAGCCGCCTCCCTCTTCCAGCGCCCGGCTTACATGGCCAGCGTGCCGCTGCTTGTGCCCCAGGCTCAGCTAGGACGGGCCAGCGGCTTGCTGCAAGTAGCGACGACACTGCCCGACATTATCTCGCCGATTGTGGCCGGGGCCTTGATTGGCTTTATCGGGCTGAATGGCCTGGTAGCGATAGACCTGATCACGTTTTTGTTTGCCCTGGTGACGTTGGCGCTGGTGGTTATTCCCAAACCCGCCCGCAGCCAGGCAGGCGCCGCCGCCGCGCAGGCGTCGTTTGCTCAGGACATCTTTTTTGGCTGGCGCTATATTCGCGCCCGTTCTGGGTTCCTGCAATTGCTGCTCTATGTAGCGGCTATCAATCTGGTATTTGCCATGTTTGAAGCCTTGCTGCCCCCCTTGATTCTCAGCATGGGCGACGAACGTACTCTGGGCATCGTGTTGTCGCTGTTGGGCGCCAGCTTGCTATTGGGTAGTTTGATAATGGCTGCTTGGGGTGGCCCGCGGCGGCGGGTGTTTGGTGTGTTGACGTCTGGCTTTGCGGTTGGCGTCGGCATTTTTGTCCTCGGCTGGCAAACGTCTCCCTGGCTCGTTGCCGGTGTAGGCTTCGTTGCCCTTCTGAGCGTACCCATTATGAGTGGTTGCAGCCAGGCTTTCTGGCTGGAAAAAGTCGAACCCGACATCCAGGGGCGAGTCAGCGGCATCCGTATGGTTGTCGGTACTTCTACTCTGCCGATTGGCTTCCTGCTCGCCGGTCTGTTTGCCGACTACGTCTTTAATCCGCTGCTGACGTCCACGGGGCCGTTGGCCTCTTTGCCCGGCGTCTTCTTTGGTATTGGTCCGCAGCGGGGTATCAGCCTGCTGCTGGTGGTGATTGGCGTTCTTACCATTCTGGTCACCCTGGCAGGACTCTCTTCCGCGCGTCTGCGGCTGCTGGACCGCAGCGCCCCCGACGCCGCCCTCGCCAGCGCAGACTAA
- a CDS encoding M28 family peptidase, which produces MERGFEEILHRLVIITHVAAGSLTLITGVINLLNKKGGRAHIRWGRFYFWCMFTIFVTSLISLVFFVNNPLVFLINVFAFYQVFSGRRVVLRKRLDLTRHVGRLDWGVAAGTSVFGVGALLWSISPLWGGREMNSLPLTILITWFSGFTIYLAGNDIRYFQNPSSDRRWWWYHHMNYMIGSFTSATTAVIVTNLHRVSFIPPEIGWIFWLLPGSIGLVGTFVWIRYYRRLFNRQSGKTAAPIARPTPIELPRNVTAALIALLLVAAAAAVSILADRPPVPAPATAPADTFSAARASQYVQDINQTPHPMGSAAHVQVRDYLLAQLRALGLEPEQQTGTGIQIGGNGAGSVTNIMARIPGTHAPDTASGQAVLLMSHYDSPPTTPGANNDGANLGGILETIRALKAAPPLQNDVIIFISDGEEFGSFGSQIFIDKHPWAQDVGVVLNFDTRGTAGASLLYETSAGNGWMIREYARAVSRPFGNSLAYEVYRRLPFDTDFTVFKRADYAGFNFAYIDGYPYYHSPLDTVARLNQASLQSHGEQMLALTRHFGNLDLSQTKADNAIYFDVLQRFLVHYSGGLMWPLTIALLLGFAGICFWGVRREQMAWKGILGGLGGFAISLVAGAALVTLVWQLINLLHRDYAFLLLDTYNNLVYRFAFMALSLAVSAFIYNRLFVRQELLNLMAGVGGLLLILLLVTGVLAPGATYLWAWPLLFLLLSLVYLLRVRQEKPARAGIKDAIVLTLLSLPAILILMPTAWLVSVALGVRYAGGMAFFILALPGLLLPQMRWVAGLNRWLLPAGGLLVAGIFLIIGAAISGFDAQHPQPDNLIYALDANTGQAVWITQSPRADGWTAAYLGDGSRAPLENIFPGFSTYQPLQETAPSADVPGPEITVLQNEVTNGVRDLRLRIVSPRGAPVLRITLATGGSELVAASVNDEPVTDLDSRYINADWWRLIYYAAPAEGVELFVQLPATPDMVVHVADQSYSWPDLPGVAQPVRPADYMTMPTPFVLGDVTLVARQIAVP; this is translated from the coding sequence ATGGAACGTGGTTTTGAGGAAATTCTCCATCGCCTCGTCATTATCACCCACGTGGCAGCCGGCAGCCTTACCCTGATCACAGGCGTCATCAACCTGCTCAATAAAAAAGGGGGGCGGGCGCACATTCGTTGGGGCCGTTTTTACTTCTGGTGTATGTTCACCATCTTCGTCACCTCCCTCATCTCCCTGGTGTTTTTTGTCAACAACCCACTCGTCTTCCTGATCAACGTGTTCGCCTTCTATCAGGTTTTTTCTGGACGGCGCGTGGTGCTGCGCAAACGATTGGACCTGACCCGCCACGTTGGCAGACTGGACTGGGGGGTGGCTGCCGGCACAAGCGTGTTTGGCGTCGGCGCTTTGTTGTGGAGTATTTCTCCCCTTTGGGGCGGGCGGGAAATGAACTCGCTGCCGCTAACCATTCTGATCACCTGGTTTAGTGGTTTTACCATCTACCTGGCCGGCAACGACATACGCTACTTCCAGAACCCTTCCTCTGACCGCCGCTGGTGGTGGTATCACCACATGAACTACATGATCGGCTCCTTCACCTCCGCCACCACCGCCGTGATCGTAACCAATCTCCACCGTGTCTCCTTCATTCCGCCGGAAATTGGCTGGATTTTCTGGCTCCTGCCGGGAAGTATCGGGCTGGTAGGGACGTTTGTTTGGATCCGCTACTATCGCCGCCTCTTTAACCGTCAATCCGGCAAAACGGCCGCACCTATAGCCAGACCCACGCCCATCGAACTACCCCGCAACGTGACCGCTGCCCTGATAGCCCTGCTGCTCGTCGCCGCCGCTGCTGCCGTCAGCATTTTGGCGGATCGCCCCCCTGTTCCCGCCCCGGCTACCGCGCCCGCGGACACCTTCTCCGCCGCGCGCGCCAGCCAATACGTCCAGGACATTAACCAGACCCCCCACCCCATGGGATCCGCGGCGCATGTGCAGGTGCGCGATTACTTGCTGGCGCAATTGCGCGCCCTGGGCCTGGAGCCAGAGCAGCAGACGGGCACAGGCATACAGATTGGGGGCAATGGCGCCGGCAGCGTTACAAACATCATGGCCCGCATTCCAGGCACCCACGCTCCAGACACCGCCAGCGGCCAGGCTGTGCTGCTGATGTCCCACTACGACTCTCCACCAACAACCCCCGGCGCGAACAATGACGGCGCCAATCTGGGCGGCATTCTGGAAACTATCCGCGCCCTCAAAGCCGCCCCACCGCTGCAAAATGACGTGATCATTTTCATTTCCGACGGGGAAGAGTTTGGCTCTTTTGGTTCGCAGATATTTATTGACAAACACCCCTGGGCGCAAGACGTAGGCGTTGTCCTTAATTTTGATACACGGGGGACGGCGGGCGCGTCTTTGCTGTACGAAACCAGTGCCGGCAACGGCTGGATGATTCGAGAATATGCCCGCGCTGTATCTCGCCCGTTTGGCAACTCCCTGGCCTACGAAGTGTACCGCCGCCTACCTTTCGATACTGACTTCACCGTCTTTAAGCGCGCCGACTACGCTGGCTTTAACTTTGCTTACATTGATGGCTACCCCTATTACCATTCCCCGCTGGATACGGTGGCCCGGCTAAATCAGGCCAGCCTGCAAAGCCACGGTGAGCAAATGCTGGCGCTGACGCGGCACTTCGGCAATCTGGACTTGAGCCAGACAAAAGCCGACAATGCCATCTATTTCGATGTCTTGCAACGCTTTCTGGTGCATTACAGCGGCGGCCTGATGTGGCCGTTGACAATCGCGCTGTTGCTAGGCTTTGCCGGCATTTGCTTCTGGGGTGTGCGTCGTGAGCAGATGGCGTGGAAAGGCATCCTCGGCGGCCTGGGTGGTTTTGCCATCAGCCTGGTGGCGGGCGCTGCCCTGGTTACCCTGGTCTGGCAGCTAATCAACCTGCTGCACCGCGACTACGCCTTCCTGCTGTTAGACACTTATAACAACCTGGTTTACCGTTTCGCCTTCATGGCGCTTTCCCTGGCGGTTAGCGCTTTCATCTACAACCGCCTGTTTGTCCGTCAGGAATTACTGAACCTGATGGCTGGCGTGGGCGGTCTCCTCCTTATCTTGCTCCTGGTTACCGGTGTGCTGGCCCCCGGCGCCACCTACCTGTGGGCCTGGCCCCTGTTGTTCCTCTTGCTCAGCCTGGTCTATTTGCTCCGGGTGCGCCAGGAAAAACCGGCGCGTGCCGGCATAAAGGATGCCATTGTGCTTACCCTGCTATCACTGCCGGCTATCCTGATCCTCATGCCTACTGCCTGGCTCGTTTCCGTCGCCCTCGGTGTGCGTTATGCCGGTGGCATGGCCTTCTTTATACTGGCGTTGCCAGGATTACTGTTGCCGCAAATGCGCTGGGTTGCCGGGCTAAATCGCTGGCTGCTGCCCGCCGGTGGGTTGTTGGTTGCCGGCATTTTCCTTATCATCGGCGCGGCTATCAGCGGGTTTGACGCCCAGCACCCCCAACCAGACAACCTGATCTACGCCCTGGATGCAAATACAGGCCAGGCTGTCTGGATTACGCAGTCGCCGCGCGCCGATGGCTGGACAGCCGCCTACCTGGGCGATGGCAGTCGCGCGCCTCTGGAGAACATCTTCCCTGGCTTTTCCACCTACCAACCGCTGCAAGAAACGGCCCCAAGTGCTGACGTCCCCGGCCCAGAAATTACCGTGTTGCAAAACGAGGTGACGAATGGTGTGCGCGATTTGCGCCTACGCATTGTTTCCCCGCGCGGCGCGCCTGTGCTGCGCATCACCCTGGCTACCGGCGGCAGCGAACTGGTGGCGGCCAGCGTCAACGACGAGCCTGTCACTGATCTGGACAGCCGTTACATTAACGCGGACTGGTGGCGGCTGATTTATTATGCCGCGCCGGCAGAGGGGGTTGAATTATTTGTGCAGCTCCCTGCTACGCCAGACATGGTCGTACACGTGGCCGACCAATCTTATAGCTGGCCTGATCTGCCCGGCGTGGCGCAGCCTGTGCGCCCCGCGGATTATATGACGATGCCCACTCCCTTTGTTCTGGGTGATGTGACGCTGGTGGCGCGCCAGATTGCCGTGCCATAG
- a CDS encoding thioesterase encodes MKPNNWILRGRPDPRAQLRLFCLPYAGGGASIFREWPRALPAFVEVCPVQLPGRENRFGEKPYAAFNDLLPALTDAISPYLDRPYAIFGHSMGGLLGFELIRALRDQGKAQPAYFFVSAYRAPDIPERDDPIHDLPDEPFKAELARMKGTPTAVLENDELLRIVTPTLRADLRVCYVYTYTDKAPLSCPVAAFAGIHDEKVPPPDMEAWRRHVANQFSLHVFPGDHFFLHPYRWLLLQTISNHLSTIL; translated from the coding sequence ATGAAACCCAACAACTGGATTCTGCGCGGGCGACCTGATCCGCGGGCGCAATTGCGTTTATTTTGTTTACCGTATGCGGGTGGGGGAGCTTCGATTTTTCGAGAGTGGCCACGTGCGCTGCCGGCATTCGTGGAAGTTTGCCCGGTGCAGCTACCCGGGCGAGAAAACCGCTTTGGCGAAAAACCTTATGCGGCGTTTAATGACCTGCTGCCGGCATTAACCGACGCCATTTCTCCTTATCTGGACAGGCCTTACGCTATCTTTGGGCACAGCATGGGCGGCTTGTTGGGGTTTGAACTGATCCGCGCCTTGCGTGATCAGGGGAAGGCGCAACCGGCCTATTTCTTTGTGTCCGCCTATCGCGCGCCAGATATTCCGGAGCGAGACGACCCCATTCACGACCTGCCGGATGAACCGTTCAAAGCGGAGCTGGCGCGGATGAAGGGAACGCCCACGGCGGTGCTGGAAAACGATGAATTGCTGCGAATTGTAACGCCTACACTGCGGGCGGATTTGCGCGTGTGTTATGTATATACGTATACCGACAAAGCGCCGCTGAGTTGTCCGGTGGCCGCTTTTGCCGGCATTCACGATGAAAAAGTGCCGCCGCCGGACATGGAAGCATGGCGGCGGCACGTCGCTAATCAGTTTAGCCTACACGTCTTTCCCGGCGATCACTTCTTTTTGCACCCTTACCGCTGGTTGTTGCTGCAAACCATCAGCAATCACCTGTCTACGATCCTGTAG
- a CDS encoding extracellular solute-binding protein, whose product MGIDFNWQTEDGIAPPAPPGKSSNPLAWLVVAVMAVCLAVAIWFGVRYWLEHRDDDLKADLQAVLDLEQQAAQSGDGELFLSLQTNDPAWIAAQLLPRNQVFNQAEREVTRARQLEGEAWANVRWREDGESWQRIVFFRWDGREWRRSAGSESYWGETKRYRYDWGVLVMPASDIDWRARISRFVTDNTPANTPHLTLILETDDAPALEYATPGQVGEVRLPSPRFWGLDENGDPGALFWSALAAHLNPPTTTLRFVVPDAAAFRYQGLAQTFTQAYLPGDYTIEIIPLGSQPADPRAWLPRVDGATLTLTESLITGGYVRDLTEMAQGDAQFDQGDFYEQLWQAAWWRERMWMVPSHAIMNVIFYSLHAFQAAGVPQPDADWTWEDLTAAARALSQPLPGGDRYWGIMDTTGDLTWGFGLNWESDCIQGPCLPDLNEERREAALSWYTANVGQTLPDISFLTDEERELAGLRWLMLQQAAMWVSSPVNYEVELSRMPLGVVPFPLSTAQASAGGTEGGITPLHVSGFVISQDSTHPRLMWEWLRYLSYTSPDKLRSVPARPSVAAKTIFWCRLPGQLNATLCAAFPLARAIRIGEENWLTWQQLQDPTAPAISRTPWFQRPTY is encoded by the coding sequence ATGGGTATCGATTTCAACTGGCAGACGGAGGATGGAATTGCTCCTCCCGCGCCACCAGGCAAAAGCAGCAACCCCCTTGCCTGGCTGGTCGTGGCGGTCATGGCCGTTTGCCTGGCGGTCGCCATCTGGTTTGGCGTGCGCTACTGGCTGGAACACCGCGACGATGACCTAAAGGCGGATCTGCAAGCGGTGCTGGACCTGGAGCAGCAGGCGGCGCAGTCAGGCGATGGCGAGTTATTCCTGTCGCTGCAAACAAATGACCCCGCCTGGATTGCCGCGCAACTGTTGCCGCGTAACCAGGTCTTCAACCAGGCGGAGCGGGAAGTGACGCGGGCGCGGCAGTTGGAGGGGGAAGCCTGGGCCAACGTGCGCTGGCGGGAAGACGGAGAATCGTGGCAGCGCATCGTGTTTTTCCGTTGGGATGGCCGCGAGTGGCGGCGGAGTGCCGGCAGCGAATCATACTGGGGCGAGACGAAACGGTATCGATATGATTGGGGGGTGTTGGTTATGCCGGCAAGCGACATCGACTGGCGCGCCCGGATCAGCCGCTTCGTGACCGACAACACCCCCGCCAACACCCCCCACCTCACCCTTATCCTGGAAACGGACGACGCCCCCGCGCTGGAATACGCCACACCCGGGCAGGTAGGCGAAGTGCGCCTTCCCTCCCCCCGCTTCTGGGGACTAGACGAAAACGGCGACCCTGGCGCATTGTTTTGGTCGGCACTGGCGGCCCATCTCAATCCCCCCACAACCACGCTGCGCTTTGTCGTCCCCGACGCCGCCGCTTTTCGCTATCAAGGATTGGCGCAAACATTCACCCAGGCATACCTGCCCGGCGATTACACCATCGAGATCATTCCTCTGGGGAGCCAGCCCGCCGACCCGCGCGCCTGGCTGCCGCGGGTAGATGGGGCAACGCTAACGCTCACGGAAAGCCTGATCACGGGCGGATACGTACGCGACCTGACGGAAATGGCGCAGGGAGACGCGCAATTTGACCAGGGGGACTTTTATGAGCAATTGTGGCAGGCAGCGTGGTGGCGGGAGCGCATGTGGATGGTTCCCTCCCACGCCATTATGAATGTGATTTTTTACAGCCTTCATGCGTTTCAGGCCGCGGGCGTGCCTCAACCAGACGCCGATTGGACCTGGGAGGACCTCACCGCGGCAGCCCGTGCGCTGTCCCAACCGCTGCCCGGTGGGGATCGTTACTGGGGAATTATGGACACAACGGGGGACCTGACGTGGGGCTTCGGACTAAACTGGGAGAGCGACTGTATCCAGGGGCCATGCCTGCCTGATTTGAATGAGGAAAGACGGGAGGCGGCACTATCGTGGTACACGGCGAACGTCGGGCAGACCTTACCCGACATAAGTTTTTTGACGGATGAGGAACGGGAACTGGCAGGACTGCGCTGGCTGATGCTCCAACAAGCGGCGATGTGGGTCAGTTCCCCCGTGAATTATGAGGTGGAGCTATCTCGTATGCCGTTGGGGGTAGTGCCTTTTCCGCTTTCCACGGCACAGGCGTCCGCCGGGGGCACGGAAGGAGGCATCACCCCTTTGCATGTCTCCGGTTTTGTCATCAGCCAGGACTCTACCCATCCTCGCCTCATGTGGGAGTGGCTGCGCTACCTCAGCTATACCTCTCCCGACAAACTGCGCTCTGTCCCTGCCCGCCCCTCCGTGGCTGCGAAGACTATCTTCTGGTGTCGCCTCCCCGGCCAACTCAACGCCACCCTGTGCGCCGCATTTCCCCTGGCTCGCGCCATCCGCATCGGCGAAGAGAACTGGCTTACCTGGCAGCAGTTGCAGGACCCCACCGCCCCCGCAATCTCCCGCACTCCCTGGTTTCAGCGCCCGACTTATTGA
- a CDS encoding pyridoxal phosphate-dependent aminotransferase produces the protein MRPLSSLLAGIPASVTLAVNDKAKALKASGQDVIALAGGDPDFPTPAHIIEAAFTAIRNGATHYPAPTKGIPTALEAIAGKMARENNIHVNPFTDIIITPGGKWALALALSAILNPGDEVLYLEPVWVSYPPLIQIMGGVPVAVSLPSSDNFRITADLLRAKITPRTKAIMINTPSNPSGRVITQDEMDALTQVVLENDLYVIADEIYEKLVFDGHRHISIGSQPGMAERTLTINGLSKSYAMTGWRLGWLVGPTPIMKLAGKMHSQTITSAATFTMHAAIAAINGPQDVVEMMRASYQERRDFMVDALNEMPGIECASIEGAFYLFPRFTHTEKNSVQLADTLLELAGIAGTPGVAFGSSGEGHVRFSIATAMSELERAIERLARVVTQL, from the coding sequence ATGAGACCTTTGTCCAGCTTACTTGCCGGCATTCCCGCCTCCGTCACCCTTGCCGTCAACGACAAAGCCAAAGCACTGAAAGCCAGCGGGCAGGACGTGATCGCCCTGGCGGGCGGCGACCCCGACTTCCCCACCCCCGCGCACATTATCGAAGCCGCCTTCACGGCTATCAGAAACGGAGCCACCCACTACCCGGCTCCCACAAAAGGCATCCCCACGGCGCTGGAAGCGATTGCCGGCAAAATGGCGCGCGAGAACAACATCCACGTCAACCCCTTTACCGACATCATCATCACCCCTGGCGGCAAGTGGGCACTGGCGCTGGCGCTCTCCGCCATCCTCAACCCGGGCGACGAGGTCCTCTACCTGGAACCCGTCTGGGTCTCTTATCCGCCCCTGATTCAGATCATGGGCGGCGTCCCCGTTGCCGTCAGCCTCCCCAGCAGCGACAATTTCCGCATCACCGCCGACCTGCTGCGCGCCAAAATAACGCCACGCACCAAAGCCATCATGATCAACACGCCCAGCAATCCCAGCGGGCGCGTGATCACGCAAGATGAGATGGATGCCCTGACGCAAGTCGTTCTGGAAAATGATCTCTACGTCATTGCCGACGAAATCTACGAGAAACTTGTTTTCGATGGACACCGGCACATCTCCATTGGCTCGCAACCGGGCATGGCTGAACGCACCCTCACAATCAACGGCCTTTCCAAATCCTATGCCATGACGGGTTGGCGGTTGGGTTGGTTGGTCGGACCCACGCCGATTATGAAACTTGCCGGCAAAATGCACAGCCAGACGATAACATCAGCGGCCACGTTTACCATGCACGCCGCCATTGCCGCCATCAATGGCCCGCAAGATGTGGTGGAGATGATGCGCGCTTCCTACCAGGAGCGGCGGGATTTCATGGTGGACGCGCTTAACGAAATGCCCGGCATTGAATGCGCCTCCATTGAAGGGGCGTTCTATTTGTTCCCCCGGTTCACGCACACGGAGAAGAATAGCGTGCAACTGGCGGATACCTTGCTGGAATTGGCGGGAATTGCCGGCACGCCCGGCGTCGCCTTTGGTAGCAGTGGAGAAGGGCACGTCCGCTTCTCCATCGCCACCGCCATGTCCGAACTGGAACGCGCCATTGAGCGCCTCGCCCGCGTCGTCACCCAATTGTGA
- a CDS encoding DUF2085 domain-containing protein, translating to MTPPKPITGWQRTLVIRIDRLIYRFARHWVLVFNLFVAFYVGLPVLAPALMEAGMPQPANLIYTVYSPMCHQMASRSFFLFGDQYAYPRANAPTHLNAIDSYIPQLPEFAGYSGDIRDLNTFLGPARAFKGNAQMGYKMALCERDIGIYSFVLLGGLIYGLLRRRRAIKPMPIWLFLLIGIAPIGLDGFSQLFSYFFARPWGVAWLDALLPTLQQIFPLRESTPLLRTLTGGLFGLSLVWLAYPRIEPGMQDTEQQLAAKLRRIGALGNRPKTTSGSFTDSY from the coding sequence ATGACGCCTCCCAAACCCATCACCGGCTGGCAGCGCACCCTCGTCATCCGCATTGACCGCCTCATCTACCGCTTTGCCCGCCATTGGGTATTGGTCTTCAACCTCTTTGTCGCCTTCTACGTCGGCCTCCCCGTACTGGCCCCCGCCCTCATGGAAGCGGGCATGCCACAGCCGGCCAACCTCATCTACACCGTCTACAGCCCCATGTGCCACCAGATGGCCTCCCGCTCCTTTTTCCTCTTCGGCGACCAGTACGCCTACCCTCGCGCCAACGCCCCCACCCACCTCAACGCCATTGACAGCTACATTCCACAACTGCCGGAGTTCGCCGGCTATTCCGGCGACATCCGCGATCTAAACACCTTCCTGGGGCCGGCGCGCGCCTTCAAAGGAAACGCGCAGATGGGGTACAAAATGGCCCTCTGCGAGCGGGACATTGGCATCTACAGCTTTGTCCTCCTCGGCGGGCTGATCTACGGCCTGCTGCGGCGGCGGCGGGCGATCAAACCCATGCCCATCTGGTTATTCTTGCTCATCGGCATCGCCCCCATTGGGCTGGACGGCTTCAGCCAGTTATTTTCCTACTTCTTTGCCCGCCCCTGGGGTGTCGCCTGGCTGGACGCGCTCCTGCCAACGTTACAGCAAATCTTCCCACTGCGCGAAAGCACGCCGCTGCTGCGCACCCTCACCGGCGGTCTTTTCGGCCTCAGCCTCGTGTGGCTGGCCTATCCACGCATCGAGCCAGGGATGCAGGACACGGAACAGCAGTTGGCCGCCAAACTGCGCCGCATCGGCGCGCTTGGTAACCGTCCGAAAACGACTTCAGGCTCTTTTACGGACAGTTACTGA
- a CDS encoding TlpA family protein disulfide reductase: MSQQTTSARRHPLVVLIGFTLLGLAAAMLLFGGSLLRHGDGRANESAANTASVIQQAGELVPAQSADEIYSLDTGGISAGDVAPEFIAADLAGQSVRLSDFQGQPLILNFWATWCPPCRVEMPDLQKAFQQHADDGLQILALDQQESAEAVGAFFHDEMGLSFTPLLDANGAIASQYGVYNFPTSVFVNAAGEVTAVHRGMMTFAQIEGYLQETLGSK; this comes from the coding sequence ATGTCACAGCAAACGACCTCAGCCCGGCGACATCCGCTGGTTGTGTTGATTGGCTTTACGCTCCTGGGACTGGCCGCCGCCATGCTCCTCTTCGGCGGCTCACTGTTGCGCCACGGAGATGGCCGCGCCAATGAGTCCGCCGCTAATACCGCTTCTGTCATCCAGCAGGCGGGCGAGTTGGTCCCGGCGCAGTCCGCCGATGAAATCTACTCGCTGGATACGGGCGGCATCTCCGCCGGTGACGTCGCCCCGGAATTCATTGCCGCCGATCTCGCCGGGCAATCGGTGCGCCTGAGCGATTTTCAGGGCCAGCCCCTCATCCTCAACTTTTGGGCCACGTGGTGTCCCCCCTGCCGCGTGGAAATGCCGGATTTGCAAAAAGCGTTTCAGCAGCACGCTGACGATGGGCTACAGATTTTGGCTCTGGACCAGCAAGAGTCCGCGGAGGCGGTGGGGGCTTTTTTCCATGACGAAATGGGGTTGAGCTTTACCCCGCTGTTGGATGCGAACGGAGCCATCGCCAGCCAGTATGGTGTATACAATTTCCCTACCAGTGTTTTTGTGAATGCGGCGGGGGAGGTGACTGCCGTGCACCGGGGCATGATGACGTTTGCACAAATTGAAGGATACTTGCAGGAGACGTTGGGGAGCAAGTAG
- a CDS encoding cytochrome c biogenesis protein CcdA: protein MLESESSSRGLSVGKIIVLGTVVLVVIFLIVGTINQTSAPPPTFAFGLQTQPFLVLSVLAFGGGLLSFLSPCTLPILPAYFAFAFQSGRKQIALNTLAFLLGLATMFSLLGAGASAIGSVLRDSQGMIMLIGGALILVFGVMSLLGSGFTGFKQEEESPRSATLGGSFAFGLTFAVGWSSCVGPILGTVLTMAATTGSVLRGSMLLFIYALGLGLPLLLVSTLFGRASRKSLFWRILRGKGWEVTAHAAVVGVLWALVIWRILVAVAQYATLHFATFAGITITPVQEYGLLAVAAVGVALWIFTSPGERRVTLHLHSTQLISGVLFIIIGFLMLNGTLATFNSLVPPDLAIWFAGIEDKLVALFSR, encoded by the coding sequence ATGCTTGAGTCGGAATCCTCGTCGCGCGGCTTGTCCGTCGGCAAAATCATCGTCCTGGGAACCGTTGTCCTCGTCGTTATCTTCCTGATTGTGGGCACGATCAACCAAACGTCCGCGCCGCCACCGACGTTTGCCTTTGGGCTGCAAACGCAGCCTTTCCTCGTCCTGAGCGTGTTGGCTTTTGGGGGTGGGCTGCTTAGTTTTCTCTCGCCGTGTACGCTGCCGATATTGCCGGCATACTTCGCCTTCGCCTTCCAAAGTGGACGCAAACAAATCGCCCTAAACACCCTCGCCTTCCTGCTCGGACTCGCCACCATGTTCAGCCTGCTGGGCGCGGGCGCATCCGCCATCGGCAGCGTCCTGCGCGACAGCCAGGGGATGATCATGCTCATTGGCGGTGCGCTCATCCTCGTCTTTGGCGTCATGAGCCTGCTGGGCAGCGGCTTCACCGGCTTTAAGCAAGAAGAAGAATCGCCGCGCAGCGCCACCCTGGGCGGCTCCTTTGCCTTTGGCCTCACCTTCGCCGTCGGTTGGTCAAGCTGCGTCGGCCCCATCTTAGGGACCGTGCTGACCATGGCCGCCACCACGGGGTCCGTCCTGCGCGGCAGTATGCTCCTCTTCATTTACGCCCTCGGTTTGGGGCTGCCCCTGCTCCTTGTCTCCACCCTTTTTGGACGCGCCAGCCGCAAGAGCCTTTTCTGGCGCATTTTGCGCGGCAAAGGGTGGGAGGTGACTGCGCACGCCGCCGTGGTGGGCGTGTTGTGGGCGCTCGTTATCTGGCGCATTCTCGTCGCCGTCGCCCAGTACGCGACGCTGCACTTTGCTACATTTGCCGGCATAACCATCACCCCGGTGCAGGAATACGGACTGCTGGCGGTGGCCGCGGTGGGCGTGGCACTGTGGATTTTCACGTCTCCCGGCGAACGGCGGGTGACGCTGCATTTGCACTCCACGCAGCTAATCAGTGGGGTACTGTTTATCATAATCGGTTTTCTCATGCTCAACGGCACGCTGGCTACGTTCAATTCGCTGGTTCCGCCTGATCTGGCTATCTGGTTTGCCGGCATCGAAGACAAACTCGTCGCCCTTTTCTCCCGCTAG